DNA sequence from the Penaeus vannamei isolate JL-2024 chromosome 32, ASM4276789v1, whole genome shotgun sequence genome:
GAGTGCCGTGTCGGGTGCCGTGTCGAGTGCCGTGTCGGGTGCCGTGTCGGGTGCCGTGTCGAGTGCCGTGTCGGGTGCCGTGTCGAGTGCCGTGTCGAGTGCCGTGTCGGGTGCCGTGTCGGGTGCCGTGTCGAGTGCCGTGTCGGGTGCCGTGTCGGGTGCCGTGTCGGGTGCCGTGTCGAGTGCCGTGTCGAGTGCCGTGTCGGGTGCCGCGTCGGGTGCCGTGTCGGGTGCCGTGTCGGGTGCCGCGTCGGGTGCCGAGTCGGGTGCCGCGTCGGGTGCCGTGTCCTCTGCAAGTGTCTTTGTTGCTTCTGAGACGAGTGTCTTTGGCTTTGGAATAGAGGAGGAAACTGGATCTGATGATGATTCGTAAGTATTGCGTTGAAGGGACGAGGTTGACGTGTGGAagcacttttattttttattgaattcggttatttttttttttttttttattaaattcggTTAAGGAATATGTTTTCGAATTAGAAAAAATACATAGTCTTGtttgatatttatatgcatagatatgtggaTATAAAGAAAAGTATAGATATAccgatataaatatttgtgtcggtatacatatataaataaatgcacatactatttgtgtgtctgtatgcacgcacagacacacacacacacacatatatgtatatacatataatatgtgtgtgtgtgtgtgtgtgtgtgtgtagatagatatagatatatatgtgtgtgtaatatattatcaatattatttctatcactatcattaccatttcatcatcatttttgcaagtataattttcatcaatataatgttatcaatattagcgttgatatcatttatcatcatcattatcttcattactatcatcttcattacaactgattttttttcatgtcattatcatccttgtcaaaTTCGTTTCGCTagtatttctaaaaaaaagaataaataaataaattaattaattaattaatatatatatatatatatatatatatatatatatatatatatatatatatacatatatatatatatatatatatatatatatatatatatatatatatatatatatatatgcgagaacCGATtatatgtgataaatatatatatatatatatatatatatatatatatatatatatatatatatatatatatatatatatatatatatatatatatatatatatatatatacatatatatatatatatatatatatatatatatatatgtatatatatatatatatatacatatatatatatatatatatatatatatatatatatatatatatatatatatatatatatatatatatatatatatatatatatatatatatatatatatctatatatatatatatatatatatatatatatatatatatatatatatatatatatatatatatatatatatatatatatatatatatatatatatatatatatatatatatatatatatatatatatatatatatatatatatatatatatatatatatatatatatatatatatatatatatatatatatatatatatatatatatatatatatatatatatatatatatatatacatatatatatatatatatatatatatatatatatatatatatatgtatatatatatatatactatatatatatatatgtatatatatatatatatatatatatatatatatatatatatatatatatatatatatatatacatatatatatatatgtgtatatatatatatatatatacatatatatatatatatatatatatatatatatatatatttatatatatatgtatatatatatatatatatatatatatatatatatatatatatatatgtatgcgagaACCGATTAtatgtgataaatagatagacaaatatatagataaaataaaattatataatagtaaaggtaattgtaaaaaaggaaattgaacatAAACATGAGAGaatcgtgataaaaaaaaaaaacataaaattaaaCAAGGATACAACTCTGAACTtcaaaataaacattaataaaaaatgaaaatacaaaaaaatacagtcgaatgaataaataaataaaaaaaaaacacgaacaaaacaaTCCACATCCCACCATCAACTCACCAGCTGCTTCCATCACCATTCCATTCCATCACCGAATGAGCGAGAGAGGCGGAAGAGGCTCGGAGGCTCAACTCTACTGTCTCATAAAGAATAAAATCACGAGAGTTCGAAAGTGGGAAAGTTCTGAGATTTAACAGGCTGTCAATGGTGTGTGAGACGGGACTGGATGAGCAGGTGATGGTGTGGATGAAGAGTGTAAGCGGGGGCGATACAGGGGATACAGGATACGTGGTAAAAacatggtgtgtttgtttgtgtgggtgtttgtttgggtgtgtgggtgtttgtgtttgtgtgtgtgtgtttgtgtgggtgtgtgtttggttgtgtgtgtgggtgtgtttgtgtgtgtgtgtgtgtgtgtgtgtttgtgtgggtgtgtttgtttgtttgtgtgtgtgggtgtgtttgtgtgggtgtgtgtttggttgtgtgggtgtgtttgtttgtgtgtgtgtttgtgtgtgtgtgtgtttgtttgtgtgtgtgtgtgtgtttgtgtgtgtttgtgtgttagtatgtgagtgtgtatggctatgtgtatgtgtgtgtatgtatatgagtatgtgtatgcgcgtgtgtatgtgtgtgtgtgtttgttttatgtgtgtgtgcatatttgtggaTGAGTGTCTTTTGACATTTCACGTTTTCTTTcgtgttcctttttctctttctttctttttctttgttttacatcATTCatccgtttttgttgttgttgttgttttttatttcttggaGCGCGTTGCCAATATCTTTCCTTATTTAGCAATTTTTACACTTATGCCTTATTCTAATTTCATCCAATTAGCGTATTTACACTTCACATTCCTTGCCCTCCAGTTTcccatttccttatatatatatatatatatatatatatatatatatatatatatatatatatatatatatatatatatatatatatatatatatatatatatacatatctttttctttctttctttctttttttctttttacagtttAATCAGTGCTTATATCATAcccaaatatttttcattttcattttcgtttttttttttttttgtgtgtgtgtgtgtgtgtggcttttccTCATTTATTATTCTGGCAAGTAATTTTTTATCTCCTCGATAATATATCAAGGACGCTTCAACGTGGCATGAGATGgctgtacctcctcctctcctcctacctttcccctctcattttctcttttttatctatctgcttatctattctatctctatttttgtgtctttcattctctctgtcttcttgtctcttatctgtctatcttttatctcactttctctatatttatttaattgtttatctgtatatctatctatttgtctatattctatctttatccattttttaatctctctctctctctctctttctctttctctttctctttctctttctctttctctttctctttctctctctctctctctctctctctctctctctctctctctctctctctctctctctctctctctctctttctctctctctctctttctctctctctctctttctctctctctctctctttctctctctctcttctctctctctctctctctctctctctctttctctctctctctctttctctctctctctcttttctctctctctctctttctctctctctctctttctctctctctctcttctctctctctctctttctctctctctctttctctctctctctctttctctctctctctctttctctctctctctctctctctctctctctctctctctctctctctctctctctctctctctctctctccctcctccctcctcctctctcctccctccctcccaccctcccaccctccctccctctctccctctctccttaataTCTTACATCGAAGTAGAAAACTAAGTCTAAAGCGGAAAGTATAGGAATAGTCTTGGCTATGCCACGCATGCCCAATTCTCGGTTATGAAACTTCGTCCTTTATAAGGCATGTAGAgaaataaaagtagcaataagagaaaataaacaaaaatcagaaaaactctttctttattttgcttcctTTCTGTATACTCACCCACTGAGCCCTTTGTAGTAACTTGAATGTTGGCGGATCCGACCCGTAGAGTTTCTCTCCAAATTGCTTTACTGAGTACATGTTTCGCTTTCTGAAAGAATACCGTTCGTCCTTTCAATAGTTGTGTATTGCTATTAGAACATCATATtgtctttataatcatttttaactTTCAGATTTTCGGTATTTTTTGTCTGGTAAAAGTCACGTGGAAAGGAGAAATTAAGAATTGTTTTGTATACCTGGAATTTATGAAACATGGAAagaggtagacaaacaaacaagataaagatataaaaagagagaaagtaagcaaACAAGGATCTTCAAGTCACTTTACAGAGCAAGTGCCAAAGGTCTATTTGAATTTTTGTGCTTTGCTCCAAAAATGCTAGTTTAgacacgaaaaaatatatatgcattaagaTACAAACTCTTATTCTTAACCATCGCTCCTCTATTAGAAAAATACACAACCTCTAGAACAACTTGATGAATGTTCACACTTGTTCATGATTATTAGCCAATCATGACAAAACTTAATTAACCTTTGGCTAGTCACAGACTATCCTCAATCAAGTTATACTTTATTATACACTCAAATAGATCAAAAATTATCTTCCTCATTCTGCGCTTCCTGGTGATACTTCAAAGAtgctgaaagagagagatcttTTTACGTATCTTGGCTTCAGGAATCGAGGCTATGTAAGCATCATGCGTGTAGGTTCACACGTGGAGGATGCTGGTTACTGTATGCtgtgaggaaaatgaaaagaaaatgcacacacgcacacagtcgcatatattctatatagccgatgtgtgtgtggttatctattcatttatatatatgtgtgtgtgcgtgtgtgtgtattttttcttcttctcttttctcttatatatatatatatatatatatatatatatatatatatatatatatatatatacatatatatacacatatatatatatatgcatacatacatatatatatatatatatatatatatatatgtatgtatgtatgtatgtatgtatgtatgtatgtatgtatgtatgtgtctgtgtgtgtgtgtatgtgtatgtgtatgtgtatgtgtatgtgtatctgtatgtatgtgtatgtgtatgtgtgtatgtgtatgtgtatgtgtgtgtgtgtgtgtgtgtgtgtgtgtgtgtgtgtgtgtgtatgtgtatgtgtgtgtgtgtgtgtgtgtgagagagaaagtgagaaagtgagagagagagagagagagagagagaggccgtgtATATTTCCAACACCATCTGctgatcctcctcccccccgtgtgatccccctcccccccccccccccccgcccgcgcctGAGACCGTTCAAGAGCTCGGCCGCCCGAAAGCAACTTTACAGCGACAGCAATGTTCAGCGTTCAATCCCGACCAGAGAGGCGGTCCGTGCAGATTGGGGCGAGGGGAGAGTGCCTTTTTTCCCCTCGATATGTCCCCAAAGTCAGCTGTTTCCggcgagtggggagagagagagaagacgcgaGAGGAACATAAATATTCATAGCATTGTTCCGTCCGGTTCCCCTCGCGCAGGAGGCCAGGTGTTCAATGttcaaggggagaggaaggaagtggaggcgCCTGAGGGACGgcacgtggctgtgtgtgtgtgtgtgtgtgtgtgtgtgtgtccgtgtgtccgtgtgtgtgtgtgtgtgtgtgtgtgtgtgtgtgtgtccgtgtgtccgtgtgtgtgtgtggtggatggatgggtgggtgtggctgtggttatgtatacttttatgtatgtgtttatatatttttgtgtgttgaaTAGAaacgctagatagatagatagatagagaaggagagagagagatatttgtaAACACAATATGAATATCCTAATTCAATTAGTTCTAGGCTTTACGAAATAACTTAGCTCAGCCTCCAGGTGGTTCCGCTGTGCAAGATTAATAATTAGATTAATTAAGAACGACCAGCACAGATCCCGTATTCATGGATGCGCGCCAGACATTTATATaaagttatgataaaaaataattcgtTTTATACAACTCAGCCTTGAAGTAAGTAGTCTggcgagagaggcagaaaaaaaatcactctatTGGTTAGGATTTAGCAAACAGCATTATCATAGTTtaccctacttctccttcttcccttttttttttctttctttctttctttctttctttctttctttctttctttctttctttctttctttcttcttttctttctttctttctttctttctttctttcttctttttctttttcctttttcttttctttttctttttttctttttttttcttttttttccttcttttctttcttttctttctttctctctttcttttctttcttatctttctttttttctttcgttttttctttcttcccttctttttttcgttccttcactttctttctttcttcccttctttcttgctttcttttctttcttgccttcttttctttcttgctttctttcttctttctttctttctttctttcattctttctttctttcttatttcttgctttcttttctttcttgctttcttttctttctttctttcttatttctttctttctttccttcttttctttctttccttcttttttctttctttcttcccttattttttctttcgttccttcttcctttctttcttttttgtttttatttgtttcgaaGATCACATTTCGATTCCATTCCGAAAACCGTAATTTCGAAATTTCGTAATATATAGCATCGAGGACACCCTGTATTTAACTGCACCGATATGAGTTCCTCGCCCGCAGATCCCCTGTGACGTAATATGCCTCATAATTCACGACAGACACCCGTTTGTTTGTACGAAATCCTCGCTGTGATTGAATGCAACACACAGAGACCAATGGGCAAGGCGTTTGACTCCAAAAGCTCCCCGGAAACGGAAAATACAATATGCAACATCTAAAGACACACAGGAAATCTAACCCGTTGCAAGCCTCTTCAAGATTTCCAACTATTTCTCTGTCTCGCGATGTCATATATTTCACCGACGGAAAGGAGGAAacttgaagggaa
Encoded proteins:
- the LOC138867842 gene encoding uncharacterized protein DDB_G0282077-like; the protein is MSSAVSSAVSGAVSGAVSSAVSGAVSSAVSSAVSSAVSGAVSSAVSGAVSSAVSGAMSSAVSSAVSGAVSSAVSGAVSSAVSSAVSGAVSSAVSGAVSGAVSSAVSGAVSSAVSSAVSGAVSGAVSSAVSGAVSGAVSGAVSSAVSSAVSGAASGAVSGAVSGAASGAESGAASGAVSSASVFVASETSVFGFGIEEETGSDDDSIKSREFESGKVLRFNRLSMVCETGLDEQVMVWMKSVSGGDTGDTGYVKNTQPLEQLDECSHLFMIISQS